A region from the Sphingopyxis lindanitolerans genome encodes:
- a CDS encoding O-methyltransferase, with the protein MATGWQAVDDYIAEKLLGADDALAAALANNAANGLPPIDVSAAQGKMLFLLAQMAGAKRILEVGTLGGYSTIWLARALPASGTLVTLELEPHHAAVARENLERAGVADKVDIRVGPAADSLAGIAADAPFDLVFIDADKQSNAHYVAEAIRLGRSGTTIIVDNVVREGGVLDADSGDERIEGTRALFARLSADPRLDATAIQTVGAKGWDGFVLARVR; encoded by the coding sequence ATGGCCACGGGCTGGCAAGCCGTCGACGATTATATCGCCGAAAAATTGCTCGGCGCCGACGATGCGCTTGCCGCCGCCCTCGCCAATAACGCAGCCAACGGCCTGCCACCGATCGACGTGTCGGCGGCGCAGGGCAAGATGCTGTTCCTGCTCGCGCAGATGGCGGGGGCGAAGCGCATCCTCGAAGTCGGGACGCTCGGCGGCTATTCGACGATCTGGCTGGCGCGCGCTCTACCCGCGAGTGGCACGCTGGTGACGCTCGAACTCGAACCGCATCATGCGGCCGTGGCGCGCGAGAATCTGGAGCGGGCGGGCGTCGCGGACAAGGTCGACATCCGCGTCGGCCCCGCCGCCGACAGCCTGGCCGGGATCGCCGCCGACGCGCCGTTCGATTTGGTCTTCATTGACGCCGACAAGCAGAGCAACGCCCATTATGTCGCCGAAGCGATCCGGCTGGGGCGCAGCGGCACGACGATCATCGTCGACAATGTCGTCCGCGAAGGCGGCGTGCTCGACGCCGATAGCGGCGACGAGCGAATAGAGGGCACGCGCGCGCTGTTCGCTCGGCTGAGCGCCGACCCGCGACTCGACGCCACCGCGATCCAGACCGTCGGGGCGAAAGGCTGGGACGGGTTCGTGCTGGCGCGGGTGCGCTGA
- the gap gene encoding type I glyceraldehyde-3-phosphate dehydrogenase: MAVKVAINGFGRIGRLVARAILERPDCGLELVAINDLADAKSNALLFKRDSVHGAFPGEVSADGDAMVVNGKRIRVTAERDPANLPHAELGVDIALECTGFFADRDSASKHLTAGAKRVLISAPAKGVDLTVVYGVNHDKLTREHHVVSNASCTTNCLAPVAKVLNDTLGIERGLMTTVHAYTNDQKILDQIHPDMRRARAAAMSIIPTTTGAARAVGEVLPELKGKLDGSAIRVPTPNVSLVDLTFTPKRDTSVEEVNKILKDASEGALKGVLAFSDEPLVSIDYNHCPASSTIDSLETSVLEGKLVRVVSWYDNEWGFSNRMVDTAGVIAGLL; encoded by the coding sequence ATGGCAGTGAAAGTCGCAATCAACGGTTTCGGACGCATCGGTCGCCTGGTAGCGCGCGCCATCCTCGAGCGCCCCGACTGCGGTCTCGAACTGGTCGCGATCAACGATCTTGCCGACGCCAAGTCGAACGCGCTGCTGTTCAAACGCGACAGCGTTCACGGCGCTTTTCCGGGCGAGGTTTCGGCCGATGGCGACGCGATGGTTGTCAATGGCAAGCGCATTCGCGTCACCGCCGAGCGCGACCCGGCCAACTTGCCGCACGCCGAGCTGGGCGTCGATATCGCGCTGGAATGCACGGGTTTCTTTGCTGACCGTGATAGCGCGTCGAAGCATCTGACTGCGGGCGCCAAGCGCGTGCTGATTTCGGCCCCCGCCAAGGGCGTCGACCTGACCGTCGTCTATGGCGTCAACCATGACAAGCTGACCCGTGAGCATCATGTCGTCTCGAACGCGAGCTGCACCACCAACTGTCTCGCGCCGGTCGCCAAGGTGTTGAACGACACGCTGGGTATCGAGCGCGGGTTGATGACTACGGTCCACGCCTATACCAACGATCAGAAGATCCTCGACCAGATCCACCCCGACATGCGCCGGGCGCGCGCCGCCGCGATGTCGATCATCCCGACGACGACGGGCGCGGCCCGCGCGGTCGGCGAAGTGTTGCCCGAGCTCAAGGGCAAGCTCGACGGCTCGGCGATCCGCGTGCCGACCCCGAATGTCAGCCTGGTCGACCTGACCTTCACCCCGAAGCGCGACACGAGCGTCGAGGAAGTGAACAAGATCCTGAAAGACGCATCGGAAGGCGCGCTGAAGGGCGTTCTGGCTTTCTCCGACGAGCCGCTGGTCTCGATCGACTATAATCACTGTCCGGCAAGCTCGACCATCGACAGCCTCGAAACCTCGGTTCTCGAAGGCAAGCTGGTTCGCGTCGTCAGCTGGTACGACAATGAATGGGGCTTCTCGAACCGCATGGTCGATACTGCGGGCGTGATCGCCGGGCTGCTGTAA
- a CDS encoding phosphoglycerate kinase, with translation MTAFKTLDDIGDVTGKRVLVRVDLNVPMFEGAVSDTTRIQAALPTIHELSDKGAIVLLLAHFGRPKGAKNPTQSLSLVIDGVANVLGHSVMFIPDCIGEGAKAGIAVLAAGDVAVLENTRFHAGEESNDPTFADALAEIGDLYVNDAFSAAHRAHGSTEGIAHRLPSYAGRAMETELNALDAALGNPAHPVAAVVGGAKVSSKIDVLRNLVGQVDHLIIGGGMANTFLAARGVDVGKSLCEHDLVDTANAIFDAADSAGCTIHLPYDVVVAKQFAPNPPTRTVNVHEVAADEMILDIGPAATEALADVLKNCRTLVWNGPLGAFETPPFDTATVALARTAAALTREGSLTSVAGGGDTVAALNHAGVAGDFTFVSTAGGAFLEWMEGKPLPGVDALQA, from the coding sequence ATGACCGCGTTCAAAACCCTCGACGATATCGGCGACGTCACCGGCAAGCGCGTGCTCGTCCGCGTCGATCTCAACGTCCCGATGTTCGAAGGCGCGGTCAGCGACACGACGCGTATTCAGGCGGCTCTGCCGACGATCCACGAGCTGTCGGACAAGGGCGCGATCGTCCTGCTGCTCGCCCATTTCGGGCGGCCAAAGGGCGCGAAGAATCCGACCCAGTCGCTCAGTCTGGTCATCGACGGAGTCGCCAACGTGCTTGGCCATTCGGTGATGTTCATTCCCGATTGCATCGGCGAGGGCGCGAAAGCGGGGATTGCGGTGCTCGCCGCCGGCGACGTCGCGGTGCTCGAAAATACGCGCTTCCATGCCGGTGAGGAAAGCAACGATCCGACCTTTGCCGATGCGCTTGCCGAAATCGGCGATCTTTATGTTAACGACGCTTTCTCGGCCGCGCACCGTGCGCACGGCTCGACCGAAGGCATCGCGCACCGCTTGCCGTCCTATGCCGGCCGCGCGATGGAGACCGAGCTCAACGCGCTCGACGCGGCGCTCGGCAATCCGGCGCATCCGGTCGCGGCGGTGGTCGGCGGCGCGAAAGTGTCGAGCAAGATCGACGTTCTCAGGAATCTCGTCGGCCAGGTCGATCATCTGATCATCGGCGGCGGCATGGCGAACACCTTTCTCGCCGCGCGCGGGGTCGATGTCGGCAAGTCTCTGTGCGAGCATGATCTGGTCGATACCGCGAACGCGATCTTCGATGCCGCCGATAGCGCGGGCTGCACGATCCATCTGCCCTATGACGTCGTGGTGGCAAAACAGTTCGCGCCGAACCCGCCGACCCGCACCGTCAACGTCCATGAGGTCGCGGCCGACGAGATGATCCTCGACATCGGCCCGGCGGCGACCGAAGCGCTCGCCGATGTGCTCAAAAATTGCCGCACCCTGGTGTGGAACGGCCCGCTCGGCGCGTTCGAGACGCCGCCGTTCGACACCGCGACCGTCGCGCTGGCCAGGACCGCTGCGGCGCTGACCCGCGAAGGCTCGCTGACCTCGGTCGCGGGCGGCGGCGATACCGTCGCGGCGCTCAACCACGCGGGGGTCGCCGGCGATTTCACCTTCGTCTCGACCGCGGGCGGCGCATTCCTCGAATGGATGGAAGGCAAGCCGCTGCCGGGTGTCGACGCCCTTCAGGCCTGA
- a CDS encoding fructose bisphosphate aldolase, whose amino-acid sequence MTAANAAMLEQIKSGQGFIAALDQSGGSTPKALKGYGIDEDAFSNDEEMFGLIHAMRSRIVTAPCFNGDKVIGAILFERTMDGEAGGQPVPALLWDRGVVPFLKVDKGLEAEAEGVQLMKPMSDLDALCDRAVAKGVFGTKMRSVVNLANADGIKAIARQQFAEAKRIAAHDLVPIIEPEVNIKSVERAAADRLLLNEMLAELDAWDGAPVMLKLSLPTEPGLFQPLVDHPKVLRVVALSGGFVRAEACAELAKNPGIIASFSRALLEDLRHQMSDDEFNASLGGAIGEIHAASVA is encoded by the coding sequence ATGACTGCCGCCAATGCCGCGATGCTGGAACAGATCAAATCGGGTCAGGGCTTTATCGCCGCGCTCGATCAGAGCGGCGGATCGACGCCCAAGGCGCTGAAAGGCTATGGCATCGACGAAGATGCCTTTTCGAACGACGAGGAAATGTTCGGCCTGATCCACGCGATGCGTAGCCGCATCGTCACTGCGCCCTGCTTCAACGGCGACAAGGTGATCGGCGCGATCCTGTTCGAACGCACGATGGATGGAGAAGCGGGCGGCCAGCCTGTCCCGGCGTTGCTTTGGGACCGCGGCGTCGTTCCCTTTCTGAAGGTCGACAAGGGGCTCGAAGCCGAAGCCGAGGGCGTCCAGTTGATGAAGCCGATGTCCGACCTCGACGCATTGTGCGACCGCGCGGTCGCCAAGGGCGTGTTTGGCACCAAAATGCGCAGCGTCGTCAACCTTGCCAACGCCGACGGCATCAAGGCGATCGCGCGCCAGCAGTTCGCTGAAGCGAAACGCATCGCCGCGCACGATCTGGTCCCGATCATCGAGCCCGAAGTGAATATCAAGAGTGTCGAGCGCGCCGCAGCGGATCGCCTGCTACTGAACGAAATGCTGGCGGAACTCGACGCTTGGGACGGCGCCCCGGTCATGCTGAAGCTGTCGCTGCCGACCGAACCCGGCCTGTTCCAGCCGCTGGTCGATCACCCCAAGGTGCTGCGCGTCGTCGCCTTGTCGGGCGGTTTCGTGCGCGCCGAGGCCTGCGCCGAACTGGCGAAGAACCCCGGCATCATCGCCAGCTTCAGCCGGGCGCTGCTCGAAGACCTCCGCCACCAGATGAGCGACGACGAATTCAACGCCTCGCTCGGCGGGGCGATCGGCGAAATCCACGCGGCGTCGGTCGCGTAA
- the thiE gene encoding thiamine phosphate synthase encodes MTTPTCQLYLISPLDVGGDFPAKLEEALAAAPVAAFQFRIKGLNQHAAARLAEPLQAICAAHDTAFIVNDDVGLAKRLDADGVHLGQGDGDPREARRLLGPQAQIGVTCHDSRHFAMEAGEAGADYVAFGAFFPTTTKAVEHYAEPDILVWWQGLFELPCVAIGGITPDNAAILIEAGADFLAVSSAVWAHPEGPGAAVRAFDALLRG; translated from the coding sequence ATGACCACGCCAACCTGCCAGCTTTACCTGATCTCGCCGCTCGACGTCGGGGGCGATTTTCCCGCCAAACTCGAGGAAGCGCTCGCCGCCGCGCCGGTCGCGGCGTTCCAGTTTCGGATCAAGGGGCTGAATCAGCACGCCGCCGCGCGGCTCGCCGAGCCGTTGCAGGCGATCTGCGCCGCGCATGACACCGCATTCATCGTCAATGATGATGTGGGGCTTGCTAAGCGGCTCGACGCCGACGGTGTGCACTTGGGGCAGGGCGATGGCGATCCGCGCGAGGCGCGCCGCCTGCTTGGACCGCAGGCGCAGATCGGCGTGACTTGCCACGACAGCCGCCATTTCGCGATGGAAGCAGGCGAGGCGGGGGCCGATTATGTCGCGTTCGGGGCTTTCTTTCCGACGACCACCAAGGCGGTGGAGCATTATGCCGAGCCCGACATCCTGGTCTGGTGGCAGGGATTGTTCGAGCTTCCCTGCGTGGCGATCGGCGGTATCACCCCCGACAATGCCGCGATATTGATCGAGGCGGGCGCCGATTTCCTGGCGGTGTCGAGCGCGGTGTGGGCGCATCCCGAGGGGCCGGGGGCCGCCGTGCGGGCGTTCGATGCACTGCTGAGAGGGTAA